In one Culex quinquefasciatus strain JHB chromosome 2, VPISU_Cqui_1.0_pri_paternal, whole genome shotgun sequence genomic region, the following are encoded:
- the LOC6053861 gene encoding lactosylceramide 4-alpha-galactosyltransferase, translating into MVVSMNLFLGKRKLVLTAATLVALVYILYSIDYHTYNENCFARGFPEPQRTLEDVQRAHKQPHRGRNIFFHETSCSADGVIKLNARQACAIESAARMNPSWNAFVLFAAPVGFRNKSALPLLDALLAYPNVNLRFVNLTTYAEDTPLDAWMQSGEIFRSRYMNSHLSDIMRYLTLFKYGGTYLDLDVVVLKSFDTLEPNYAGAESPRWVAAGVMNFEPDGHGHELAEMCVRDLLINFNGQDWGNNGPGVITRVLKQICATKSPLMMTRERCRFFTVYPPEAFYAINFDDYKQFFEERWLDQAMATVNRSVVVHVWNKFSKDHKVRVGSRVLYGVLAEQYCPRVYRASGEFF; encoded by the exons ATGGTAGTGTCGATGAACTTGTTCCTTGGTAAACGAAAGTTGGTGTTGACGGCGGCTACTCTGGTGGCCTTGGTCTACATTCTGTACTCGATCGACTATCACACGTACAACGAAAACTGCTTCGCGCGAGGGTTCCCCGAACCCCAGCGAACGCTCGAAGATGTCCAGAGGGCGCACAAGCAGCCTCACCGcgggcggaacatctttttccaTGAAACATCCTGTTCGGCGGACGGAGTTATCAAGTTGAACGCACGCCAGGCTTGTGCCATCGAGTCGGCGGCCCGCATGAACCCCAGCTGGAACGCGTTCGTCCTGTTCGCCGCTCCGGTGGGGTTCCGGAACAAGTCGGCACTTCCGCTGCTCGATGCACTGCTAGCGTACCCGAACGTGAACCTGCGGTTCGTGAACCTCACGACGTACGCCGAGGACACTCCGCTCGACGCCTGGATGCAAAGTGGGGAGATATTCCGCTCGCGGTACATGAACTCCCACCTGTCGGACATTATGCGCTATCTGACGCTGTTCAAGTACGGTGGGACGTACCTGGATCTGGACGTGGTGGTGCTCAAGTCGTTTGACACGCTCGAACCGAACTATGCCGGGGCAGAATCGCCGCGCTGGGTGGCGGCCGGAGTGATGAATTTTGAACCCGACGGCCACGGGCACGAGCTGGCGGAGATGTGTGTGAG AGACCTGCTGATCAACTTCAACGGCCAGGACTGGGGCAACAACGGCCCGGGCGTGATAACCCGCGTCCTGAAGCAAATCTGCGCCACCAAGTCTCCCCTCATGATGACCCGGGAACGGTGCCGGTTCTTCACCGTTTATCCACCAGAAGCGTTCTACGCGATAAACTTTGACGACTACAAGCAGTTTTTCGAGGAACGCTGGCTGGACCAAGCGATGGCCACCGTTAACCGATCCGTGGTGGTCCATGTGTGGAACAAGTTCAGCAAGGACCACAAGGTGCGGGTGGGCTCAAGGGTACTGTACGGGGTGCTGGCAGAACAGTACTGTCCGCGGGTCTATCGAGCAAGTGGAGAGTTTTTCTAG
- the LOC6053860 gene encoding uncharacterized protein LOC6053860 has product MSQNGHTGEVPDEPGTHQTNSAQLLESLIARHGKPVKENRWDRIRRKHLNNITVTSKTVKRFFNMDFVDEGQLRMLNGAGEQKQTLNPVLVMDIRHEMIKRKPKSSGGTKPDPVRAYQQETLEQHNRTIETTLFENELNKFRKEITRNGKRNQVSEQKKSFLFIDLPKIDNSFIYDSLEECEKFTNDFYESAIRGTDNYIEEVRQEQLIMYKEPATIEEIREEPVESKTNGEGSSDDEENKIVRFGDTQVITYPAEESSFSLDGSEYDFDDNELFLESLDSDLDEFDETEFLSTESPSEGQDGRGTNAYHTDSSDDGFNVTRIEDSGGSSKDDSTDFGREKLTYNYDDYPEVLEEPFPSLDEGDLITVNRCKMGKKDYSKLRVTNYKAEDGKEVDDKAEISEESRKVISAALKEGFMQNYDKALLKQFFFKWLQFTILEKISKGAGVISTREQKLKRINDFINNIRANKKKTVKPPSIAQVASARKDYEHRLKVQQDIIELQKLKLERQERIITELKLSKFSEAAKISKMEIQSELHKAMRTGHVRLRAKAKCIQIVGNMKNDTSEEDEMRKLQAQGLMIPKFLAKMQQRAFERSQRHQEAKERRLRMEKEREENKVAAEEAKRLEDEEDRKKRYREMREKRKIEKLQKIIREQERQAWIANNQIAKEFRLLKLKRFAILAFKLLLGIRRDNERRALAARKRYYKRKYFRRWWGLTNSVWEGKKQRADELANAKVMRLGMNAWKEFCHEQRKKMQVAMDWWEVRQTEKVISVWVGRTKQSLLILQGKMSHASAHYEWQLKWKVFERWQRLHIILKIEKETEQRRQRWRMKIWELLPDYKPIEEEI; this is encoded by the exons ATGTCCCAAAACGGCCACACCGGCGAGGTTCCGGATGAGCCCGGAACCCACCAGACCAATTCCGCCCAACTGTTGGAGAGTTTGATCGCGCGCCACGGAAAACCCGTGAAGGAGAACCGGTGGGATCGTATCCGGCGGAAGCACCTGAACAACATCACCGTGACGTCGAAAACGGTGAAACGGTTCTTCAACATGGATTTTGTCGACGAGGGCCAGCTGCGGATGCTGAACGGAGCGGGGGAACAAAAGCAGACGCTTAATCCGGTGCTCGTGATGGATATCAG ACACGAAATGATCAAGCGCAAACCGAAATCATCCGGCGGTACAAAACCAGACCCGGTCCGTGCCTACCAGCAGGAAACCCTGGAACAGCACAACCGCACCATCGAGACGACCCTGTTTGAGAACGAGCTGAACAAGTTCCGCAAGGAAATCACACGCAACGGCAAGCGGAACCAGGTGAGCGAGCAGAAGAAGAGCTTCCTGTTTATCGACCTGCCCAAGATCGACAACAGCTTCATCTACGATAGCCTGGAGGAGTGCGAGAAGTTTACGAACGATTTCTACGAGAGTGCTATCCGTGGGACGGATAACTACATCGAGGAGGTGCGGCAGGAGCAGCTGATCATGTACAAGGAGCCGGCTACGATCGAGGAGATTCGGGAGGAACCGGTGGAGAGCAAGACCAACGGTGAAGGTTCGAGCGACGATGAGGAGAACAAGATTGTGCGCTTTGGGGATACCCAGGTGATTACGTATCCGGCGGAGGAGTCGTCGTTCTCGCTGGACGGTTCCGAGTACGATTTTGACGATAATGAGCTGTTTCTGGAGTCGCTGGACTCGGACTTGGACGAGTTTGATGAGACGGAGTTTTTGTCGACGGAGAGTCCGTCGGAGGGTCAAGATGGGCGAGGTACGAACGCGTATCATACGGATTCCAGCGACGATGGGTTTAACGTGACGCGTATTGAGGACTCGGGTGGGTCTTCCAAGGATGACAGTACCGACTTTGGGAGGGAGAAGTTGACCTACAACTATGACGACTATCCGGAGGTACTTGAAGAACCGTTTCCGTCGCTGGATGAAGGGGATTTGATCACGGTGAACCGTTGCAAGATGGGAAAGAAAGACTACAGCAAGCTTCGTGTGACGAACTACAAGGCTGAGGACGGGAAGGAGGTCGATGATAAAGCGGAGATTTCTGAAGAGTCGCGCAAGGTCATCAGTGCAGCGTTGAAGGAGGGCTTCATGCAGAACTACGACAAAGCATTGCTCAAGCAGTTCTTCTTCAAGTGGCTTCAGTTTACGATCTTGGAGAAGATTTCCAAAGGTGCCGGGGTGATTTCAACGCGCGAGCAGAAGCTCAAACGTATCAATGACTTTATCAACAACATTCGAGCAAACAAGAAGAAAACTGTGAAGCCGCCAAGCATTGCACAGGTTGCGAGCGCTCGGAAGGACTACGAGCATCGTCTGAAGGTCCAGCAGGACATCATCGAGCTGCAGAAGCTGAAGCTGGAACGCCAGGAACGCATCATAACCGAGCTGAAACTGTCCAAGTTCTCGGAAGCGGCCAAGATATCCAAGATGGAAATTCAAAGCGAGCTCCACAAGGCCATGCGCACCGGCCACGTGCGTCTGCGGGCCAAAGCCAAGTGTATCCAGATCGTCGGAAACATGAAGAACGATACCAGCGAAGAGGATGAAATGCGCAAACTGCAAGCACAGGGGCTGATGATCCCCAAGTTCCTCGCAAAGATGCAACAACGCGCTTTCGAGCGTAGCCAGCGCCACCAGGAAGCTAAGGAGCGCCGACTCCGAATGGAAAAGGAGCGCGAGGAGAACAAAGTGGCCGCCGAAGAGGCCAAACGTCTCGAGGACGAGGAAGACCGCAAGAAGCGCTACCGCGAGATGCGCGAAAAGCGCAAGATCGAGAAGCTGCAGAAGATCATCCGCGAGCAGGAACGCCAGGCGTGGATCGCCAACAACCAGATCGCCAAGGAGTTCCGGCTGCTCAAGCTGAAGCGGTTCGCCATACTGGCGTTCAAGCTGCTGCTAGGCATCCGGCGGGACAACGAGCGGCGCGCGTTGGCCGCCCGCAAGCGGTACTACAAGCGGAAGTACTTCCGCCGCTGGTGGGGCCTCACGAACTCGGTTTGGGAGGGTAAGAAGCAGCGCGCGGACGAGCTGGCCAACGCGAAGGTCATGCGGCTCGGGATGAACGCGTGGAAGGAG TTCTGCCACGAGCAGCGCAAAAAGATGCAGGTCGCCATGGACTGGTGGGAGGTGCGTCAAACCGAGAAGGTCATTTCGGTGTGGGTTGGACGCACGAAGCAGTCGCTGCTGATTTTGCAGGGCAAGATGTCGCACGCGTCCGCGCACTATGAGTG GCAACTCAAGTGGAAGGTGTTTGAGCGCTGGCAGCGCCTCCACATCATACTGAAGATTGAGAAAGAGACTGAGCAGCGGCGCCAGCGGTGGCGCATGAAGATCTGGGAGCTGCTGCCCGACTACAAACCGATCGAGGAGGAGATTTAA